The Glycine soja cultivar W05 chromosome 6, ASM419377v2, whole genome shotgun sequence genome has a window encoding:
- the LOC114415728 gene encoding programmed cell death protein 2-like, giving the protein MDTSRQKQPASVGELPIATVSDDDDDGSDMDLEQLGKALFEAGTLASNTKCKKPRKKCQNKLPSSSPNPKTTTMVQNDVPVVPCFYIYAQEEQSSGDLSSVCSSYSSLSIKGNGSDVDNADPSQAEETLEKEQYEYDKALNADRTYLKFKKRLDAYPEQCYRYSYGGRPILAAADKMNPGSCDLCGRPRQFEMQLMLPLLYFLQEALGDQRKIVGKWDWMTLIIYTCSESCCEGIEQAKSNNKAPFVENFHNILSSSIGLRSGIEKIAAESTLLKREVI; this is encoded by the exons ATGGACACCTCTCGGCAAAAACAACCCGCATCGGTTGGTGAACTTCCAATTGCCACCGTGTCGGACGATGACGACGACGGAAGCGACATGGATCTCGAACAACTCGGTAAGGCACTCTTTGAAGCTGGGACCCTGGCTTCCAACACTAAGTGCAAGAAACCGCGAAAAAAATGCCAGAACAAGCTCCCTTCGTCTTCTCCAAATCCAAAAACAACAACCATGGTTCAAAATGATGTGCCTG TGGTGCCATGCTTTTATATATATGCACAGGAAGAGCAGTCTTCGGGGGATCTTAGTTCTGTATGTTCTAGCTACTCCTCCCTTTCTATTAAGGGGAATGGAAGTGACGTTGACAATGCTGATCCTTCACAAGCTGAAGAAACCTTGGAAAAGGAACAATATGAATACGATAAAGCTTTGAATGCTGATAGAACGTACCTCAAGTTCAAGAAACGATTGGATGCGTATCCCGAGCAATGTTATAG ATATTCATATGGTGGGAGGCCAATTTTAGCTGCAGCTGACAAAATGAACCCCGGCAGCTGCGATCTCTGTGGCAGACCGAGGCAATTTGAGATGCAACTGATGCTTCCATTACTATACTTTCTTCAGGAAGCACTTGGTGACCAAAGAAAGATTGTGGGAAAGTGGGATTGGATGACCCTTATTATATATACTTGTTCAGAG AGTTGCTGTGAAGGGATTGAACAAGCAAAGTCCAATAATAAGGCTCCATTTGTTGAGAATTTCCACAACATTTTGTCTTCATCAATAGGATTAAGAAGTGGAATTGAAAAAATTGCAGCAGAATCAACATTATTAAAGAGGGAGGTTATTTGA